A single window of Cheilinus undulatus linkage group 12, ASM1832078v1, whole genome shotgun sequence DNA harbors:
- the LOC121518565 gene encoding 14-3-3 protein epsilon isoform X1: MTEREDQVYQAKLAEQAERYDEMVESMKKVASMDVELTVEERNLLSVAYKNVIGARRASWRIISSLEQKEENKGGEDKLKMIREYRKMVEKELKSICNDILDVLDKHLILAAVTGESKVFYYKMKGDYHRYLAEFATGNDRKEAAENSLVAYKAASDIALTELPPTHPIRLGLALNFSVFYYEILNSPDRACSLAKQAFDNAIAELDTLSEESYKDSTLIMQLLRDNLTLWTSDVQGDGEEQNKEALQDAEEEAQ; the protein is encoded by the exons ATGACGGAGAGAGAGGACCAAGTTTACCAGGCGAAACTCGCCGAACAAGCAGAGAGATATGACG AAATGGTGGAGTCGATGAAGAAGGTGGCCAGTATGGATGTGGAACTGACGGTGGAGGAGAGGAACCTGCTGTCTGTAGCATACAAGAACGTGATTGGAGCCAGGAGAGCCTCCTGGAGGATAATCAGCAGCCTCgaacagaaagaagaaaataaaggcGGAGAGGACAAACTAAAGATGATCCGAGAATACAGGAAAATG GTTGAGAAAGAGCTGAAGTCAATCTGCAATGACATTCTGGATGTACTGGACAAGCACCTCATCTTAGCTGCAGTCACGGGAGAGTCTAAGGTTTTCTACtacaaaat GAAGGGAGATTACCACAGGTACCTGGCAGAGTTTGCCACAGGCAATGACAGGAAGGAGGCAGCAGAGAACAGTTTGGTTGCATACAAAGCTGCTAGCGACATCGCCTTGACTGAACTCCCTCCAACGCACCCCATTCGCCTGGGACTGGCCCTTAACTTTTCAGTTTTCTATTATGAAATCCTCAACTCGCCAGACCGTGCCTGCAG TTTGGCAAAGCAGGCGTTTGACAACGCCATCGCAGAACTGGACACGCTGAGCGAGGAGAGCTATAAGGACTCAACACTTATCATGCAGTTGCTACGTGACAACTTGACACTATGGACCTCAGATGTGCAGGGAGATG GTGAAGAACAGAACAAAGAAGCACTGCAAGATGCGGAGGAAGAGGCCCAGTGA
- the LOC121518565 gene encoding 14-3-3 protein epsilon isoform X2, translated as MTEREDQVYQAKLAEQAERYDEMVESMKKVASMDVELTVEERNLLSVAYKNVIGARRASWRIISSLEQKEENKGGEDKLKMIREYRKMVEKELKSICNDILDVLDKHLILAAVTGESKVFYYKMKGDYHRYLAEFATGNDRKEAAENSLVAYKAASDIALTELPPTHPIRLGLALNFSVFYYEILNSPDRACSLAKQAFDNAIAELDTLSEESYKDSTLIMQLLRDNLTLWTSDVQGDES; from the exons ATGACGGAGAGAGAGGACCAAGTTTACCAGGCGAAACTCGCCGAACAAGCAGAGAGATATGACG AAATGGTGGAGTCGATGAAGAAGGTGGCCAGTATGGATGTGGAACTGACGGTGGAGGAGAGGAACCTGCTGTCTGTAGCATACAAGAACGTGATTGGAGCCAGGAGAGCCTCCTGGAGGATAATCAGCAGCCTCgaacagaaagaagaaaataaaggcGGAGAGGACAAACTAAAGATGATCCGAGAATACAGGAAAATG GTTGAGAAAGAGCTGAAGTCAATCTGCAATGACATTCTGGATGTACTGGACAAGCACCTCATCTTAGCTGCAGTCACGGGAGAGTCTAAGGTTTTCTACtacaaaat GAAGGGAGATTACCACAGGTACCTGGCAGAGTTTGCCACAGGCAATGACAGGAAGGAGGCAGCAGAGAACAGTTTGGTTGCATACAAAGCTGCTAGCGACATCGCCTTGACTGAACTCCCTCCAACGCACCCCATTCGCCTGGGACTGGCCCTTAACTTTTCAGTTTTCTATTATGAAATCCTCAACTCGCCAGACCGTGCCTGCAG TTTGGCAAAGCAGGCGTTTGACAACGCCATCGCAGAACTGGACACGCTGAGCGAGGAGAGCTATAAGGACTCAACACTTATCATGCAGTTGCTACGTGACAACTTGACACTATGGACCTCAGATGTGCAGGGAGATG AGTCTTAA